Sequence from the Castanea sativa cultivar Marrone di Chiusa Pesio chromosome 12, ASM4071231v1 genome:
TGAGACTAAGCACTTATGCATATTGGCATCCATTTGGGACAAGTTTGCAATACTACCTTGAGCATCTTCGTCTACATGAATTTCATTGTCATTATTATCTTCTCTAGTTGCCACGATTGCTATTGGTGTTGCGACAACTTCTCTGGGTAAAAGGATTGGGTCCACAATTTGAACAACTCTTTCCGGCAATCCCATTTTAGCAAAATTGTGAAGattgaaatcatttttaaacatttcatCAGTGGGTCTCTTTCCTAGAAACATCTCTAGTAGTAATATTCCATAGCTATACACATCCCCTTCCATCGATGCCTCACCACTCATGCCATACTCTGCaattaacaatttaattatgATATGTTAGGAAATGTTGCAGTTGTTTACAATGATAATTGGCATTTAATGTAAGTACAAATTCTTTTAATtagtcaaaatagaaaaaagaaattaaatgtaaaaaagaaCATGAAGACAGAAGCCATCATGGGAAAGTGCGCATGTTCTAGTGCGACATTTCTCTCTATTATTTATTAGTGATTCTGTTGCTTTATATACCTCCCAAATagtttgctcaaaaaaaaaaaaaaaaaatatatatatatatatatatatttatatatatatatatatatatatatatatatatatatatatatatatatagagatagagagaaaatcTATTTAAACTatcgctctgtttgttttactGGAAAAccttctgtaaagatagttttccacattttccagtgtttggtagcacaaaaaaaacctagtcaacggaaaactatctttcgTCAACAGaaaaccttaataaaaataaggcttattttctataagttgttttccaaaaattttttttggaaaacaatctctctctcacacggTGCATCTTccataaatattatatttgtcTATAGCTGtgggaaacataattttttggcgtcttctctctctcatagtaagttttctcactttttctctcttccctttgctttttctttcctcacaccctcactgtCACTAACTCTAGTTTCTCCTCTtcccatagatctctctctctaactatTTCTCCAGGCAGAAGTTACTTCTTTTTCATACATAagatgcaaaaaaataaaaaagaagaagaatgaatgaatgaagtaaaagataaaaattttaaacatagtacCTATAttgctctaaattgcttttacatggGACAATATTTACCGTggactaataatattgttatataatgaatgataattgtttaggaaaattgcatttgttggtaaatactttttttgttggcaaatactttttttgttggCAAATACTATgcagtgatgatatattatgcagtacattatgtaaatacataatttagagTAATATTGAAGACTTGTGGTTGgtcataataaaaaattagtataccaacaaaaagagtagataattaaaagttattgttatttatacttattgaaaatatattctcctatcaaatttatatatataggcaaatggttgatatgtgtgtgtgtacgtACGTACGttactatctatatatatatgaataagatgagtggtagagatcatgaaaatttgataactaattaattttgattgtatattttcaaaattttagtataaaaaccaaattcattcttgattttttattcataatgattacattagttagtttacataatatacatgttttaaattatacaaaaaatattttaaaaaaattgcataccaaacacctgaatacattctcaagctcattttcaaggtcgttatCAAATactggaaaatgagatagttttctagaaaatgctttCTGGAAAATAAACCATTTTCCAGAAAACGTtaatgttgaaacaaacagagcgtatatatatatatacctccCAAATAGTTTGTAAACTTCTTCATGTGGAGCaaatctatttaaaaataaaaaatcacttcatatatatatatatatatatatatatatatatatatatatatatatatacctccCAAATAGTTTGTAAACTTCTTCATGTGGAGcaatatttgtaatttattgtaTATACTATCTTTAGAATATAATAGGATAACATCTatgaaatcaaataaaagaaaaaaaaataacaacttaaaaatacaaatttaaatcatatcaacaacataaaacaaaatcacatcaatctaaagtagaattctaaagaaaattaatcaacCTAAAATAGAGATGCAAGATGAAAAAAATcccccaaaaactaaaaaaaaatgtgagagagagagagagagagagagagagagggagagagatttaATATCCTCCCTTTATAGTTGTAACTAGTAACGTAAttgccaaaaataaaacaatagcTATAAATATGTTTAAGGGTATAGCTAGAAGAATTGGAAACATATTACCTGGAGCAGAATAACCAATTGACCCCTTTATCCCAATTGAGCTAGTTTGCTTTGCAGAAGAACCATCAGTAATTGAGAGGAGTCTCGCTAAACCAAAATCGCTTACATGAGCAACCATGTCATGGTCAAGAAGAACATTGCTTGGCTTTAAATCACAATGAATGATAGGTTGTGCAGAATGGTTGTGAAGATAATCTATTGCAGAAGCCACATCAATTGCAACATTTAGTCTTTGAAGAAGGCTTAAGTTCCTCGATTGATCTTCGTTGGGTATCCCGGGATGCAGCCAAATATCTAAGCTCCCATTTGTCATGAATTCAAAGACTAGTGCTTTGAATTGATTTCCACCATAATCCATGCTAGAGCAACATGTTAATATCTTAACAAGATTTCGATGCCTAATATTTCGTAATGCATTGCATTCAGCCATGAAACTTTTGGAAGCTTCCTTGTGTTGAAGGTTAAGGACCTTTATAGCAACTAGTCTTTCTTCTTGATCAAGAACTCCTTTATATACAGAGCCAAAACTGCCCGACCCAATTAAATTATTTGGAGAAAATTCATTAGTTGCTTGATAGAGTTCTTTGTATGACACATTTAGAAGGAGGTCTATTGTTGGAACCATAGAAcatgatttcttttttgattttttcatccaataaagaacaaaaaggaaTGAAAACAAAATGAAGAATAGTACAAGGGAAATAATTATAATTGCTAGTTTGAATCGAATGGAACTTCTAGGTTTAGTGACTTTTACAGGGCATTTTGGCAACTGCAATTGTGGTATACCACCACAAAGATTAGTATTTCCAATCAATGATAtaacacttgtgtttttgaaaatccCTTCAGTTGGTACCTCACCCTCAAAATTATTGAATGAAAGattcaaaaattctaaaaagtGAAGCATCTCCAAACCCTCTGGGATGGGTCCTGATAGGTTATTTTGTGAAACATCTAGACGTCGAAGACCTCTCAAAGAAGCCAAAGATGATGGTATGGCTCCTTTGAAGGAGTTCCCTTGCAAGTAAAGATGTTCCAAGATCAAACAATTTCCTATAGATGTTGGAATTTCACCAGACAAATGATTGTTAGAGACATCcagttcattaatatttttcagaTTAGCAGCTTCAAATGGAAGTTTGCCAGTAAGCAAGTTATGTGACAAATTGAGGAATACTAGTGGAAGGGAAGAAAGACCAGTATGTTGAGATATGGATCCATTAAGTTTGTTTAATGAAATGTCTAAGAACTGCAAAAGTTGGCAATTTACAATACTTGGAGGTATGGTTCCTTCAAATAGGTTTTCATTTAAAAAGAGTTGGAACAACTCAGTAAGGTTGCCTATAGAGGTCGGTATTTCTCCAGAAAGACTGTTTCCTCTTAAAAACAATGCTTGCAGCTTCTGAAATCTCCCGAAACTAGCTGGAATGATTCCTGTGAAGTGATTATATTCTAAGCGCAAGAAAATTAATTTGTCGAGGTTCGCTAATGATGCAGGAATAGTTCCAGATATTTCATTTTCTCCCAAATCTAATTGAGTGAGTTGGTTTGACAAGTTGGCTATAGAATTGGGCAAAACGCCTCCAAATCGGTTGCTATTTAAGTACATGATGCCCAGTTTGCTACAGTTTGTCAAATATGTTAAGAATTTCAAGCTCCTTCCTAAATTATTGTAACTCAAACCTAGAACGTAAAGATCCAACAGATTACCCAAAGTGGTTGGAACTGATCCCAAAATATTGTTCTCAGAGAAATCAACCATTTGAAGTTGAGTTGCATTGCATAATGAAGTAGGGATTGGCCCGGAGAACTCATTTCCACCAAATAGAAGACGTTGGAGGTTAGGAAGATTGATGCCCATGTTGGCTGGTAGTGTGCCACTAAGTTGGTTTCCTGAAATTGAAGCGATTTGGAGAAATGAAAGATTATAAAAAGAGGAAGGGATCGTACCTGACAATTTACAGCTCGAAATACCGAGCCCTATTAAGCTTTTTAATTGGCCTATGGCATCTGGAATATTTCCCCCCAAATTATTGAGCCCAATATCAATATAGGCGACCGAAGAAAGATTTCCTAGAGATGGTGGGATCCCTCCTGTCAAATTGTTTTCGTGAATCACAAGGTCTTCCAGCTTCATCAAATAGCCTAGCTCCGACGGAATCCTCCCTTTAAGCTTATTCCAAGAAATTTTTATGACCATAAGGTTGGAGCAGTTGGACAAGCTAGATGGTAGTTCCCCTTCCAACATGTTTCTGCTAAGATTTAGTTGTTTCAATCGGAACAAATGACCAATTTTTTGTGGAATTACACCATCAAAGCTGTTATTATAGAGGTCGATGACCATTAAAAAGGTGAGGTTTCCAACATAAGGTGATATGGATCCGTGTAACTTGTAGCTTGGTAGCTCCAAGCGAGTGACTCTTTGATGCCTGCGGCCACATGTGATTCCAAGCCAATTACAGAAGTGCATAGAATTATTCCATGAGCTCAATATTTTATATGGATCATGAGTTACTGATTCTTTGAATTTGAGCAAAGCCAAACGATCAGTCTCGTTTGTTGGAGCAGTGGTGGTAATGGTGGGTTGCAAGCAAAGTAGCCATATGGAAAAGAGAAGAATCGCATGACGGTATATAGAACAAGATGATGTAAACAAATTCGTTTGGTGAGGCGGCATTTGGTTAATTTGGAATAGGAAGCTGGTGAAATATTAGGTGTTGTGTGTGGAATGTTGGCTCACTCACCCTTGGAGTTACGGCATGTGCATTTATATTGGTTGATGAGTTCACAACAAGTGATCAAACATGACGTATTTGCTACACAAGCAAACATAATAGgggatatatatacacacacacatcaacAAATGGCAATCACCAATATATCCCTATTCATATATCAGCATGACAAGTTGGATGGTGGAGTAGCTTAGTTTCCATTTTCAATGGCTAATCATATCAACGTGACAATTTGGATAACCAGAACAAATGGCAATCACCAATATATCCCTATTCATATATCAGCATGACAATTTGGATAACTAGGTcggttcttttcttttcttttatttttaatttttattcgaTAATTTGGATGGTGGAGTGGttctattccatttttattCGTAACAAGGAAAGAAATAGGACTGCTAGCTACGATTTGATAAAAACACTTTCCGGATGACAAAATCTATTAGTTGGTACGAAGGGGGGTACACAGAGTGGTTTTGGGTCATCTGTAGCACTATACCACACGTTGCGGTTGGCCCAAAACCTTCATTGCTTTAGACCATGTGATGCGCTGTGGTTTGGTCcgctttcatatatatatacacacacacacacaagtctCATCACACATGTTTTGCGTGTgagataaaacttttttttttttatccagtgttataatttttcagtcatctcaatttttagattatgacataacccaaaaattaaataaaagaaatcggTGGGTcttgataaagtaaaaaaattaaaaaatttggaacGTGGTCTTGAAGGAAATATACCAAGTGGGCTGAgaagttctttttctttttaaattttggaaaaatttgttttgaatacatgaattaataaaaaagtatcATATTTTGTAGGTATTTTAAGTGGAGTTAAAGGTATATTTTTACGAAGTTAtccctaagttttgtccatgtTAAATTATGGTCTAGGGGTATCTCTGAACCAAATAAAAGTCTAGTTCAGAAAAAAGAATcaagcttttatatatatatatatatatatatatatatatatatatatatatatatatataatacataaaataaaatttatatcttaataAGTGCAGTTTTTGGCGattttctaaaatacaaaactgcAAACCGAACTGCTGCACTTGCACCTGATCAGTTTAggacctttttttttgataaactgaTCAGTTTAGGACCTTTAGGTGCAGTCTGATCGATTTTTTATACCGTCCTAATTGGTACACTCATATTATCCACGGAAGCAAACTTTAAATTCATGAAATTGCCATCATCAAAATCGGAGTCCATAGCATGTTGCAATCAGTACAAGGAGTGAACATCAATGATCCGACGTTTAAGCAGTTGAAAATTTAGAatactattttagattattgtatataatatggaagTTGTATGTACAGAAAAACAAagtatcattttattttttatttactcccATGAGAAATTTCTTGCCCTATTATTGTTGAACCCCctagaaaatttttttggagTCGCCCTTGCTTAAACAAAACCGTCACAGGAGAAATTGGTTTCAAATTTCTCTACATTGCCAAACCCTTGCCCACCTATTTAAGAATCATTTGCCACTAATTTTTACACATTGAAATTCCCAATTTGAAGTGCTAGATAGCTGAGATAAACCCTAGATCAAAAACCCATTTCTCTTTACCTTCTCTGTCTCTACGTAGCCACATACAATGAGAGTGGATTGATACCATCACATTCTTCACTCTCAGGAGTTGTGACTCTTGTGAGTGTTGATTGGTGTTTGGGGAACAATTGGAGCAACCCAAAATCAGCCGTGGTGGCTTGAAGTTGCAACTAGAGCACAATTGCAAATCTGGATACTAGTGGAGTTGGTTGCAACCAGAAGTTTGGAGGCTTGAGTACATAAATACTACTAGATTTGGTGGGTTTTGTAAGTATTGTGTATTGCAACCTATTAATTATAGGACacatgaaaaatacaaaattaaaccactgtgtttttcttcttttaaatttggataaatataataggatttaaaacCTATATTATCTACTACGTACTACaacaatgtttattttttatcattcattatttgaTAGACAAAAAACTTCACCAATTAATCTAACTAGAAACTACAACACAACTTTGTTTTAAGGCCACCTTTACCATATTTGATACAAGTTATTACAAGCTATCATCACAAACATGCCTCCAGGCTCCagtatttagaaaataaatgccgaaaaaaaagaaagataaagtgTTTCAATACATTAGTCTATCAGCTACTCAATTTATGATTAGTTTGGGCTTCAATCGTGTTAAATGGTTCAGTTTGCTTTGAATTAGTCAATTAGAAGAAAATGGGTGTCTGTGTATCGCTCTTTCACGGGAGGGCTCTTGGTCTCTTACAGTTAATAATTCCACTTCCACATTGGCTGTTTGGACCAGATAATTCTTTCCACCGTGTTTGACACTTcgcataatatttttttttcccagcccGGTTTCGCACTTTGCCTTTTCTTGGTTTTCCACATTGGATGAACTTTGGACTTTGGAGCATGATAATTTTCCATAGTGGCTTGAAGTTGCAATCAGAGCACAATTGTAGACCTGGACGTTAGATTAGAGAAAGAACTAGTGGAGTACGTTGCAAGCAGAAATTTGGAGGGCTTGAGTACATAAATACTACTAGATTTGGAGGGTTTTATAAGTATTATGTACTGTAACTTATTTAGTATCAGACGcctgaaaaatacaaaattataccacagtttttttttttttttttttaattttcaaatttggataaatataaCAGGATTTAAAACCCATATTATCTACTACatgctaattatttttttataattcattattTGATTGACAAAAGACTGACAATTAATCTAACTGAAACTTACAGCACAGCTTTGTTTTAAGGCCATTTATACCATATTTGATACAGGTGAGGTGATTACAAGCTATCGTCACAATGACATGCCTCtagtgtttaaaaaataaatgccaaaaaaaaaaaaaagatagtgtTTTAATATAGTAGTCTATTAACTACTCAATTTATGATTATCAATTAGAAGAAAATGAGTGGGCTCTTAGTTGATGATATTAATCATTTCACATTCCAACTTGGATGCTTGGACTGTGATTGATGGTACTTCCACTTCCACATTGGACCAGATAATTTTTTCCACCGTGTTTGGCACTTCACATTATATTAGAATTTTCCTGCCCAGTTTTCCACTTTCTTGGTTTTCCACATTGGATGAACTTTGGAGCATGATAAATTTCCATCGTGTTTGACATTGAaagatttttctatttttccgCTCTGTTTGTTACTTTGCTTTTTACCTATCCACATTGAATGTACATGCCATATCCTTAAGAGTAATGCTAGTGGCTGGTACTACATAAAGTAACACAACTTGTCCACATGGTGAGTTGTAACCGGTAGACGAGTGTTCTCACATGGACCCATCATCACCTCTCTACTATTCACACCTCGCCATGTAAACAAGTTGTGACAAAATTATGCCACTTTATGTGTCACCAGCATTCTCTATCCTTAATTCATATGTTCATACCCTATTTTGACTGTCTTGTTTTGCGTGCTAAAATGAGCAAGATATCCCTTAAGTCATGGCAGTCAAAATAGGacaaatgaaaaagtgatattaatggtatGTCTAAAcgaaaaccaataagaagttgactacatcaataatttgtaaaaatgttataacataGTTTGTGGCTGTAGTATTACTCTTAAAAACTTGTCAGATAGACTTTATTGTGATTTTTGTGAAACTATTGTGTCCATAATTTTCACTATTATGTAACCCGTGCTTATGCACAGGAATAATAAATTGTAGTTATACTATTGATGTTAATTTGGGTTATTAAATATATAGAACATTAGTTTGACTAGGAAATTTTGAGGtactaaaatgatttttcctTGTAATTTTAATGCTATTGCCAAATTTCTCATTACACtgctgttatatatataattttgaaaattactattAGACATTACATATACTATATCAATTCACTATCATTGTCcgtgaaattctactaaatagaacacaaaataaaagaataaattaattcaaTAGTATTTCCTAAATATGATGGGAATAAATGCAtggaatttttttgttcaatcaCAGTTTGTTACATTTAAGATCTTCATATGCAAAATATCTAAGTAGaaacagtataaaaaatatatactcattagtttaaaaaaaaataacaaaaaaaatctaaattaaaaaaaaaacaaaaaaaaatctaaacaatttgaTTTGTACGAAAAGCTAACAtaggtaaaatataattttgattctaatcaaattttctctaagtttaagtgtgtgtatatatatatatacaccatccaataactttttgttgaattcatatttaaaaaattctaccattggattacatgttcaatatgtttttacATGCATACCAATATTCTAATATTCATGctaatcagtttttatttaccattcataagtttattttttatgcgttattttaaattatgaaaatttaaatttaaataattgattgatgacatgactattgatatttaatcatcttaaaattttacaagcacAGAGAATccatgaagataatataatccaatggttaatttgttaaaattcgcattcaattacaaaatattgagtagtgtaatattgaatatatattacctaggtttatttatattgtattCCTCGTTTTTTAcactgaattaactcacttaacacaaaaatttagattagatgagacacatgacacaaaattaaactttaattgaaatccaatttttacactaaattaactcacttggtacaaaaatttaaaagcttagattagatgggacatatgacacaaaattaaactctaattcaattcaaatttgaaatctaattggattttctttcagctttggctattaatatatattaatgtgtAGCCTTGTGCATATGCacaattacaattaaaaacaatcacaattataattttttttttggaagagatTCACATTATACATAGTAttagcttacattttttttttaaaccatacatttctacaatatgtaatggtttctcattatatatatatatatatatatatatatatatatatatatatatatatatatataaaatttaattggatttagactCTTTAGTTTTTTCACCCAATAATTAATttgctacaaaaattaaaaaaaaataaatggacaTGTGGCAGAAAATTTGACTCCAATTGagattcaatttagaatctaattgaatttggactcttcgatttttacactcaataatttacttgacacaaaattaaaaattaaaaattaaatgggacacgtgacacaaaattgaaaaaccaattgaaatctaattagattttctttgacttttggctattaatatatatatatatatatatatatatatatatatatatatatataataagaaaaaaataatttgaaaagaGTCATTACTGTTAATAATTAATGAgtataataattacaaaaagaaaaatataagtcTCAACAAAAACTTATTGCAAGGATTTATACAactaaaattattaagttttaaTATAATGATAGTGTATtccattttaacaaaaattaaaggaatcatttactattgagaagtcattaataataataataatgataataataatattattattattattattattattattattattattattattattattattattattattataaaccgAAAtttctgaaactctcacaattttccacatcagcacaatatttaattaaaattatcattttatttaaataaaattatttttgtttagtccaaacttaataaggagtgaaactttatctctctaacaagtccaacttaaactcaaactcatcattatcatttttttaaaataaaattatttttctttagccgttttttacaagataaaaagcttgcaaaaattaaaagtattctttaattttgaatgtaactcatctttattttatatttctctattgtttagtcatatgtattttgtttttttcaataatttctaagtaaTGAATCATCTGATAAATtgtctaacaaattttttgtaagctaTTGCATGTTCAAGGAATAGCTTATTCATCAAATTGTCacacaaattgaaatcatacaaaagcaaatcatgcaatggtgtaattttttcttaatcaatttaagattttataaaattattttaatctaccTCACAAATAAGTAGGTTCCTATGCATAGCATGGGTTAGCGGCtagttgttgttattattattattattattattattattatactttaaacaaagaattatatatataagcacGTATTCAAaggttcttctatttttttgactaaagattaataatttgcatatattataatttagaaatattttttatttttcaaacaaataaaaaagataaacttTAGATATAAGAAGcaattgtaatttcttttttgaacgtgaagggaaaaaaatcctaaatttcatgattttttttttttgaattcaaaatgaaatttgttatataacatttatgttcctatttttaaatgaaattactCTTCAttaataagggtatttttgaaccacataataGTCCAATTGAAGGAAGagaatcctcttatatataatataaatatactaAACTCATCACATGCGTTTTGCACGTGTAATgaggctttttttattttttatt
This genomic interval carries:
- the LOC142619214 gene encoding LRR receptor-like serine/threonine-protein kinase EFR; translated protein: MPPHQTNLFTSSCSIYRHAILLFSIWLLCLQPTITTTAPTNETDRLALLKFKESVTHDPYKILSSWNNSMHFCNWLGITCGRRHQRVTRLELPSYKLHGSISPYVGNLTFLMVIDLYNNSFDGVIPQKIGHLFRLKQLNLSRNMLEGELPSSLSNCSNLMVIKISWNKLKGRIPSELGYLMKLEDLVIHENNLTGGIPPSLGNLSSVAYIDIGLNNLGGNIPDAIGQLKSLIGLGISSCKLSGTIPSSFYNLSFLQIASISGNQLSGTLPANMGINLPNLQRLLFGGNEFSGPIPTSLCNATQLQMVDFSENNILGSVPTTLGNLLDLYVLGLSYNNLGRSLKFLTYLTNCSKLGIMYLNSNRFGGVLPNSIANLSNQLTQLDLGENEISGTIPASLANLDKLIFLRLEYNHFTGIIPASFGRFQKLQALFLRGNSLSGEIPTSIGNLTELFQLFLNENLFEGTIPPSIVNCQLLQFLDISLNKLNGSISQHTGLSSLPLVFLNLSHNLLTGKLPFEAANLKNINELDVSNNHLSGEIPTSIGNCLILEHLYLQGNSFKGAIPSSLASLRGLRRLDVSQNNLSGPIPEGLEMLHFLEFLNLSFNNFEGEVPTEGIFKNTSVISLIGNTNLCGGIPQLQLPKCPVKVTKPRSSIRFKLAIIIISLVLFFILFSFLFVLYWMKKSKKKSCSMVPTIDLLLNVSYKELYQATNEFSPNNLIGSGSFGSVYKGVLDQEERLVAIKVLNLQHKEASKSFMAECNALRNIRHRNLVKILTCCSSMDYGGNQFKALVFEFMTNGSLDIWLHPGIPNEDQSRNLSLLQRLNVAIDVASAIDYLHNHSAQPIIHCDLKPSNVLLDHDMVAHVSDFGLARLLSITDGSSAKQTSSIGIKGSIGYSAPEYGMSGEASMEGDVYSYGILLLEMFLGKRPTDEMFKNDFNLHNFAKMGLPERVVQIVDPILLPREVVATPIAIVATREDNNDNEIHVDEDAQGSIANLSQMDANMHKCLVSILEIGLACSMESPKERMKMEEVTRELHLIKNAYLGCGIRSGQ